The genomic stretch AGACTTGACCTTTTCTACACCATTACCATTTTCGATTTCTGGCAAAGGCACTAGCACGGTATTAGGGATTTTGCCAATTTCCCATTCATTAGGGTTACGCACATCAATGATTAGATAATCCGATGCACCAGCATCAATGATCTCTTTAAGTTCTTTGACGTTAATTTCGGCGATCGCCTTTTGTGCTTCCATTTCAGTTTCTTTTTGTTGGGGAATACCACAGAACTGCTGATAATCGATCAATTTCTCAATGACAGGACGTACTGGGTTAGGACGTAGCTTGAGTTCGCGGAAAGACATCTTCAAGGCATCGTAAAGTAACAAACGTCCACTCAGGGTATTGCCTTGTCCGAGAATAATTTTGACGGTTTCCGTGGCTTGGATCACACCAATGATCCCCGGCAAAATCCCTAGAACTCCACCTTCAGCGCAGGAAGGTACTAGTCCGGGTGGTGGTGGCTCTGGATAGAGATCGCGATAGTTAGGACCACCTTCATAATTGAAGACCGTTGCCTGTCCTTCAAAGCGAAAAATTGAGCCGTAGACGTTAGGCTTATTTAGCAATACACAGGCATCATTGACGAGATAGCGTGTGGGGAAGTTATCCGTACCATCAACCACAATATCGTAGGGAGCCATGATCTCCAAAGCATTAGCTGAAGATAGATGGGTATTGTACAGATCAATTTGGCAATAGGGGTTGATCTCCAAGATCCGCGCTTTTGCCGACTCGATCTTAGGTTTACCAACTGTACTAGTGCTATGAATGATTTGACGTTGAAGGTTAGAGGTATCCACCACATCAAAGTCTACGATGCCAATGCGTCCGATCCCTGCGGCAGCGAGGTATAACAACAAAGGTGAACCCAAGCCACCCGTACCGATACATAGTACGCTAGCAGCCTTGAGTCGTTTTTGTCCTTCTACCCCAACTTCAGGCAAGATTAGGTGACGCGAATAGCGTTCGTAGTCATCTTGAGTAAGTTGAATCGAATTTGGGTCTGGGTTGAGCATGATTAAATGAATCGCACTTTGTTTTGCATAGGAGATCAGGAGATCGCTTATGCTGATTTGGCGTATTTTTATATTCCTATTGTAGTTTCCTAGTTTACGCTTTAATGCAATGTTGTATGTTTGTTGCGGTTAGTTTAACTGCTATAACTACGATCTAAGATTTACAAAAATTTAGATTACCAATTATTGCTAAGTACCTAAACAAGCTTTTGCAGAGCTTATGGGGTTTTATACTCTATTTAGAGCGTTACTAAATCCACGCAGTACTATGGAGCTTATGGATACCCCTTACATCTACTACATTCCGATTTACCCTGACGATGATAGTTCCGAAACTCTCATGCACTTATTTACTGGTCAGCCCGGTTTAGATAACGAGATTATTAGTTTATTAGAAGCCCTTGACAGTCGTGAGCATGAGGGTGAAGCCGTTGATTATATTCACGAACTTGAAGAGAAAGTTGGTTTAAAGCGTCTTTCAGTCAGATATTTACCACGTAAACGCGATCGCGCTGTACCGATTATGACCTAAACAAAAAATCGCGCAAAAGAAATCGTGTTTTGCGCGATTTCTTTTGTAAGGGTGTGATATCCCCACTTCGGATAATTTCTGTAAAGTTGAGTCAGCTTGTAAAATTAGAATAGATGTAAATAAAAATAGATGTAAGTAAGACAGAGAGTTAAAATGGCATTTTTTGATTCTGAGATTGTCCAAGACGAAGCACGTAATCTATTCCAAGATTATCAAGCATTGACGCAGCTTGGTGGTAGTTATGGCAAGTTTGATCGCGAAGGCAAAATCCTCTTCATTGAAAAGATGGAAGAGATGATGGATCGCTATAAAATTTTTATGAAGCGTTTTGAACTGTCCGATGATTTTATGGCTCAAATGACCCTAAAACAACTGGAGACTCAGTTAGGTAATTTTGGGATTACCCCACAGCAAATGTTCGACCAGATGAATTTGACTTTAGAAAGAATGAAGTCTGAACTAGAACTCCACAGCTAGGCTATTCTTTTTTAGCTGTTGGCTTTTATCTGTCAAATTGGGGACGGGCAAGTACAACTACGCTCCGTACAGCGATGTTACTAGCCTTGAGAGTAGCGATCGCTTCGCGGATAGTTGCGCCACTCGTATAAATATCATCAAATAGAATTACCTCTTGCTGATCAGATGATTGAGTTGATGGAACTGCAAAGGCTCTAGATAGATTTTGTTCACGTTCTTGTTTACTCTTGGTCTGCATTTGCGCTTTGGTCTCCTTAACTCGTTGCAACAATTTTGGATTGCATCGGAGCATAGTGACATCGCAAAAGCGACGAGCAAGAATTTCAGCTTGGTTAAATCCGCGAACTTTTAGCTTACTGTCATGTAGAGGAATGGGAACCACAAAGAGTTTTTTATATTTTTTAGTCAGTGATAGAGTATGTGGCGATCGCTTCCATGTATCGGCAATTTTGACTGCGATCGCTTCCATAATTTCAGGATGATTTTCATATTTGCAAGCAGCGATCGCCCGTTTCAATGCGCCATCATAAATTCCCCAACTATAAAGCGGAATCTCTGGAGCAATGGGATTATCTTTCTGCAAAAATTCTGTTGCTTGATAAGCAGTAATTTGGCGATCGCAGTCTTTGCATAAAATGCGATCGGCAGGACGTTTACATAATGGACAATTGGCTTGCCAGAGAGAATCTTTAACAGTATTAGATAAATTTTTGAACCATTGCATGATTTTCACCCTATCTAAGGGTGGTGCAATGCACCACCCTTAGCAATTATTCAACTGTGACAGATTTGGCAAGATTTCTGGGCTGATCGACATCTAAGCCACGATGTGCTGCTACATGATAGGAAAGTAGCTGTAATGGAATTACAGTGAGAATTGGTGAGAAAATCTCATCAACTACAGGAATTGGCAAAATGTAATCAAATACCTCGTGAGCAGCAGGATCATCTAAAGGTGCAACCCCAATTAATTTTGCATCTCTAGCCTTCGCTTCTTGAGAATTTGAGAGAACCTTCTCATAGACACTACCGGGAGTAGCGATCGCAACTACAGGTACATCTTCATCAAGCAATGCGATTGGACCATGCTTCATCTCACCTGCGGGATAGCCCTCAGCGTGAATATAGCTAATTTCCTTGAGCTTGAGCGCACCTTCGAGAGCGATCGGGAAATTGATGCCACGACCTAAGAAGATGAAATCTTTCGTATGGGTAAACTGGCGCGAAAGTTCCTCGATATAACGCTCTTGACTTTCGAGAATTCGTTCCATGTAGGCAGGAAGTTGACGTAATCCTTCGATTAATTCTTGGGTTCTCGTTGCTGACAGATTACCCTTAGTAACCCCAAACTCGATTGCCAATAAATAGAACATTAATAATTGAGCAACAAAGGTTTTCGTTGCTGCTACACCGATCTCAATTCCTGCTTGGGTATCAATCACCGCATCGGCAATACGCCCAATGGAGCTTTCAGTACGGTTGGTAATACCTAGACAGCGATCGCCTCTTGATTTTGCCAATTCCAAAGCGGCTAAAGTATCAGCAGTTTCACCCGATTGAGTTACGCCAATAACAAGTGTATTCTTTAAAAAAGGTGGTGGTGAATAGCGATATTCCGAAGCATACTGCACACTGGTTGGGACACCTGCAATCTGCTCTAGGAGATATTTGCCCACCAAAGAAGCGTGCCAACTGGTTCCACAGGCAAGAATTTCTACCCGTTCAATGGAGTTGATAAAGCCTTCGGGAAGTCTCAACTGAATTTGATTGTTGTCGCTAATATAACTAGCGAGACCTTCGCGAAATACCCCCGGTTGCTCATAAATTTCCTTGAGCATGTAGTGCTTGAAGCCTTGCTTCTCCACCATTGTTGGATTCCAGTTGAGGGTCTGGGGCGCACGGCGGAGGCGATCGCCTTTAGCATTAAACACCTGCACTGAGTCTTTCGTAAGTCGGGCAATTTCCCCATTTTCTAAAGGAATGACTGTACGGGTATAGGCAACTAACGCAGGTGTATCCGAAGCACAGAAATTTTCATCTTTGCCAATACCAATAACGAGAGGAGCCTGTTGGCGCACCACGATCAGCTCGTCAGGATAATCGGCGTGAATAACCGCGATCGCATAGGCTCCTTGCAACTTGGCTACGGTTAGGCGCACTGCTTCAAATAGAATCGAAGGGGATTTTTCAGGAATAACATCGCCTAAATTCTTTAATTGCGAAAGAAATTCCGCAATCATGTGGGGAATTACTTCCGTATCCGTTTCACTGACAAAAACATGCCCAAGTGCTTTTAAATCAGTCCGCAGTAGGTGATAGTTTTCGACAATGCCATTCTGAACTACAGCAAGGTTTCCCATCGTATTGGTATGGGGGTGGGCATTATGCTCTTCAGGTTTGCCGTGGGTTGCCCAACGGGTATGCCCAATGCCAATGGGTGCTTGGGGAGCCGTATCCGCATTTAATTTTTCTTCAAGTTGAATCAGCTTGCCCTTAGCCCTGACTCGATGCAGACTGCGATCGCCTAGGGGAATTGTGGCAACGCCTGCGGAGTCATAGCCGCGATATTCCAGTTTGCGTAGCCCTGAGATTAAAACTTCATTTGCCGAGCGATGTCCGATGTAGCCAACAATTCCACACATAATGTCAAGTTGAAGTAGATACAGTAATAAATTTTGCGGACTTTGTACACAAAAATTTATTACTGTATTTAACCATGCAAAGCCGTGATTCCTAGTCTATCGCGATAATTTAGCGACAATTTATGGCTAATTACCTCGCACTAATAAATCACCCCGTCCATAAAACAGACAGGATAGTTCATTTATACCCACCTAATTACAGTCCTAATTACAGTACTTTGCACAGCCAATATAGCTATAGCATTTCTAATTTCAAAACTAAAAATGGCTACGCCATTTTTAGTTTTGAAAACCCTTACTGAGTTTGGTTTTTAATTCACAAAAGTGT from Pseudanabaena sp. Chao 1811 encodes the following:
- a CDS encoding ComF family protein produces the protein MQWFKNLSNTVKDSLWQANCPLCKRPADRILCKDCDRQITAYQATEFLQKDNPIAPEIPLYSWGIYDGALKRAIAACKYENHPEIMEAIAVKIADTWKRSPHTLSLTKKYKKLFVVPIPLHDSKLKVRGFNQAEILARRFCDVTMLRCNPKLLQRVKETKAQMQTKSKQEREQNLSRAFAVPSTQSSDQQEVILFDDIYTSGATIREAIATLKASNIAVRSVVVLARPQFDR
- the moeB gene encoding molybdopterin-synthase adenylyltransferase MoeB → MLNPDPNSIQLTQDDYERYSRHLILPEVGVEGQKRLKAASVLCIGTGGLGSPLLLYLAAAGIGRIGIVDFDVVDTSNLQRQIIHSTSTVGKPKIESAKARILEINPYCQIDLYNTHLSSANALEIMAPYDIVVDGTDNFPTRYLVNDACVLLNKPNVYGSIFRFEGQATVFNYEGGPNYRDLYPEPPPPGLVPSCAEGGVLGILPGIIGVIQATETVKIILGQGNTLSGRLLLYDALKMSFRELKLRPNPVRPVIEKLIDYQQFCGIPQQKETEMEAQKAIAEINVKELKEIIDAGASDYLIIDVRNPNEWEIGKIPNTVLVPLPEIENGNGVEKVKSLLNGHKLIAHCKMGGRSMKALGILKQAGIDGINVQGGINAWSDQIDPSVPKY
- the glmS gene encoding glutamine--fructose-6-phosphate transaminase (isomerizing), giving the protein MCGIVGYIGHRSANEVLISGLRKLEYRGYDSAGVATIPLGDRSLHRVRAKGKLIQLEEKLNADTAPQAPIGIGHTRWATHGKPEEHNAHPHTNTMGNLAVVQNGIVENYHLLRTDLKALGHVFVSETDTEVIPHMIAEFLSQLKNLGDVIPEKSPSILFEAVRLTVAKLQGAYAIAVIHADYPDELIVVRQQAPLVIGIGKDENFCASDTPALVAYTRTVIPLENGEIARLTKDSVQVFNAKGDRLRRAPQTLNWNPTMVEKQGFKHYMLKEIYEQPGVFREGLASYISDNNQIQLRLPEGFINSIERVEILACGTSWHASLVGKYLLEQIAGVPTSVQYASEYRYSPPPFLKNTLVIGVTQSGETADTLAALELAKSRGDRCLGITNRTESSIGRIADAVIDTQAGIEIGVAATKTFVAQLLMFYLLAIEFGVTKGNLSATRTQELIEGLRQLPAYMERILESQERYIEELSRQFTHTKDFIFLGRGINFPIALEGALKLKEISYIHAEGYPAGEMKHGPIALLDEDVPVVAIATPGSVYEKVLSNSQEAKARDAKLIGVAPLDDPAAHEVFDYILPIPVVDEIFSPILTVIPLQLLSYHVAAHRGLDVDQPRNLAKSVTVE
- a CDS encoding DUF1825 family protein, translating into MAFFDSEIVQDEARNLFQDYQALTQLGGSYGKFDREGKILFIEKMEEMMDRYKIFMKRFELSDDFMAQMTLKQLETQLGNFGITPQQMFDQMNLTLERMKSELELHS